The proteins below come from a single Natrinema sp. SYSU A 869 genomic window:
- a CDS encoding M24 family metallopeptidase → MDKRERLEASLESHDLDSVWFARPNSFAWLTGGNSVIDRESDTGVAAVGYDGDDVTLVTNNIEADRIVAEELPDLDASEVSVEQFPWYASSLAEAITDRVGSDDRAAADIDIPGLERIDPTPVRQPLTERDCKRYRELGEQTAAAVESVCRELQSGDTEHEVASALRIALSAREIEAPVVLVGGSERAQQYRHYTPTEAELGDYALVSVTAERAGLHASCTRTVAFDPPSWLAERHEAAARVETTALAATQAAATNGGSGDDSAGTAGDVFAAVRDAYDAVGYEGEWEHHHQGGAAGFAGREWIATPSHDAPVESPMAYAWNPTVQGAKSEDTALVTDDDIEILTSIDRWPTTTVDAIDRDLTLERHDILELEE, encoded by the coding sequence ATGGACAAACGCGAGCGACTCGAGGCCTCCCTCGAGTCTCACGATCTCGATTCGGTCTGGTTTGCCCGGCCGAACTCGTTTGCGTGGCTCACCGGCGGGAACAGCGTTATCGACCGCGAAAGCGATACCGGCGTCGCTGCGGTGGGGTATGACGGCGACGACGTGACCCTCGTGACCAACAACATCGAAGCCGACCGAATCGTAGCGGAGGAGCTGCCGGATCTCGATGCGAGCGAGGTTTCAGTGGAGCAGTTCCCTTGGTATGCGTCGTCGCTGGCCGAGGCCATCACTGACCGCGTCGGGAGCGACGATCGAGCCGCCGCCGATATCGATATCCCCGGCCTCGAGCGCATCGATCCGACGCCGGTGCGACAGCCGCTGACCGAGCGCGACTGCAAGCGGTACCGCGAGCTTGGCGAACAGACGGCGGCCGCCGTCGAGTCCGTCTGTCGGGAACTGCAGTCCGGAGATACGGAACACGAGGTCGCGTCGGCGCTGCGGATCGCCCTCTCAGCTCGAGAAATCGAGGCCCCAGTCGTGCTCGTCGGTGGCTCGGAGCGGGCCCAGCAGTATCGCCATTACACCCCGACAGAGGCCGAACTCGGCGACTACGCACTCGTTTCCGTCACCGCCGAGCGGGCCGGCCTCCACGCGAGCTGTACCCGGACTGTCGCGTTCGATCCCCCGTCATGGCTGGCGGAGCGCCACGAGGCCGCGGCTCGCGTCGAGACGACGGCGCTGGCGGCGACGCAAGCGGCAGCTACAAATGGAGGCAGCGGGGACGATAGCGCCGGGACCGCCGGCGATGTCTTCGCTGCCGTTCGAGACGCCTACGACGCGGTCGGATACGAGGGTGAGTGGGAACACCACCATCAGGGCGGCGCAGCCGGTTTCGCAGGACGAGAGTGGATTGCCACGCCGAGCCACGACGCGCCGGTCGAATCGCCGATGGCATACGCGTGGAATCCGACGGTACAGGGCGCAAAAAGCGAGGACACGGCACTCGTCACCGACGACGACATCGAGATACTGACGTCGATAGATCGCTGGCCGACGACGACCGTCGACGCGATTGATCGCGATCTCACGCTCGAGCGACACGATATCCTCGAACTCGAGGAGTGA
- a CDS encoding helix-turn-helix domain-containing protein — MSSDDTDEGPVDGTDDRDESLEGPDEFVDHDGDDLGRSPAAEELDQRIIDLLSWILDTETRAKIYVFLLANPGSTSEEVAKGTGLYPSTVREALAELHEEERVTREKRANEGAGNNPYEYTAIQPSDLVGGVVDQVQQELNTIFTLDRVLDREVERESSSEFDDDVEPVTITVDDTAPPTSVESEPNEEPDTDDDDASVIEFEDDMQIDTADEEESDGDEGESNDSDARPDDE, encoded by the coding sequence ATGAGTTCCGATGACACTGACGAGGGCCCGGTCGACGGCACGGACGACCGAGACGAATCGCTCGAGGGACCGGACGAATTCGTCGACCACGACGGGGACGACCTCGGTCGCAGCCCGGCCGCCGAGGAGCTCGACCAGCGGATCATCGACCTGCTCTCGTGGATCCTGGACACGGAGACCCGCGCGAAGATCTACGTGTTCCTGTTGGCGAACCCCGGCAGTACCTCCGAGGAGGTCGCGAAGGGGACCGGCCTCTATCCCAGCACCGTCCGCGAGGCGCTCGCGGAGCTCCACGAGGAAGAGCGCGTCACCCGAGAGAAACGGGCCAACGAGGGTGCCGGGAACAACCCCTACGAGTACACGGCGATCCAGCCCAGCGACCTCGTCGGCGGCGTCGTCGATCAGGTCCAGCAAGAACTAAACACGATTTTCACGCTCGATCGCGTCCTCGACCGCGAGGTCGAACGCGAGTCCAGCAGCGAGTTCGACGATGACGTCGAACCGGTGACGATCACCGTCGACGACACGGCACCACCGACGAGCGTCGAATCCGAACCAAATGAGGAGCCGGATACCGACGACGACGATGCCAGTGTCATCGAGTTCGAGGACGACATGCAGATCGATACGGCCGACGAAGAGGAATCGGACGGCGATGAGGGCGAGAGCAATGATTCCGACGCGCGACCGGACGACGAGTAA
- a CDS encoding FAD-dependent oxidoreductase, translating into MSDPFVVVGGDAAGMSAASKARRDDPDRDIVVFEKGEWVSYGACGLPYYVKGEIQSLEELVSVTPEEFREERDIDLRTGHEVVDIDTDERTVTAETESGSVVQPYGHLLIATGSEAVVPPIDGVDREGVYTLGSMSDGKELREYVARARDGEDLQQPDRGPACRYLEDCTGPVGVVGGGYIGIEMAEALAANGFEVNLFQRGDRVLKGFSDETSEYVADHLREEDVALHLGAEVRELSGGERVEAVVTADDRIEVEMVLIGTGVRPRTDLAEDARIELGKTGAIATDAYRETSAPNVYAAGDCAEATHVVTGEPAYVPLALTANRHGRAVGQTVTGTPTKGGGIAGTAAVKAFDVEAVRTGILDPEEARDAGFDPVTETVTAKSRAGYYPDGGNVTVTLTADRDSERILGASLVSEYGEGAVHRSHAIVAGLEAEATVTDVENYDLAYAPPFNSTWDPILVAAKVLSGRMRGTSSDP; encoded by the coding sequence ATGAGCGATCCGTTCGTCGTCGTCGGCGGTGACGCAGCGGGGATGTCCGCAGCAAGCAAGGCCAGACGCGACGATCCCGACCGCGACATCGTCGTCTTTGAGAAGGGCGAGTGGGTATCTTACGGTGCCTGTGGGCTCCCCTACTACGTCAAAGGAGAGATCCAGTCGCTCGAGGAGCTCGTCTCAGTCACGCCCGAGGAGTTCCGCGAGGAGCGTGATATCGATCTCCGGACGGGCCACGAGGTCGTCGATATCGATACCGACGAGCGGACGGTCACCGCCGAGACCGAGTCCGGGTCGGTCGTCCAGCCGTACGGCCACCTATTGATCGCGACCGGTTCAGAAGCGGTGGTGCCGCCGATCGACGGCGTCGACCGCGAGGGCGTGTACACGCTCGGCTCGATGAGCGACGGCAAGGAACTGCGCGAGTACGTCGCCAGAGCGCGCGACGGCGAGGACCTCCAGCAGCCCGACCGAGGGCCGGCCTGTCGATACCTCGAGGACTGTACCGGCCCCGTCGGTGTCGTCGGCGGCGGCTACATCGGTATCGAGATGGCAGAGGCGCTGGCGGCGAACGGGTTCGAGGTGAACCTCTTCCAGCGCGGCGACCGCGTCCTGAAGGGGTTCAGCGACGAAACGAGCGAGTACGTCGCCGATCACCTCCGAGAGGAGGACGTCGCGCTCCATCTCGGTGCCGAGGTTCGGGAACTGTCGGGCGGGGAGCGGGTCGAGGCGGTCGTCACTGCAGACGACCGAATCGAAGTCGAGATGGTGCTGATCGGAACCGGCGTTCGTCCGCGGACGGATCTCGCCGAAGACGCCAGGATCGAACTCGGCAAAACTGGGGCAATCGCCACCGACGCCTATCGCGAGACGAGCGCGCCGAACGTCTATGCGGCGGGCGACTGCGCCGAGGCCACGCACGTCGTCACTGGTGAACCGGCGTACGTCCCGCTGGCGCTGACCGCCAACCGACACGGCCGCGCGGTCGGGCAGACGGTCACCGGGACGCCGACCAAGGGCGGCGGTATCGCCGGCACGGCAGCAGTCAAGGCCTTCGACGTTGAGGCCGTCCGAACCGGTATTCTGGACCCCGAGGAGGCCCGCGATGCTGGGTTCGATCCGGTGACCGAGACGGTAACGGCGAAATCGCGTGCGGGCTACTATCCCGACGGCGGGAACGTTACCGTCACGCTGACCGCCGATCGCGACTCCGAGCGCATCCTCGGTGCGAGCCTCGTCAGCGAGTACGGCGAGGGTGCGGTCCACCGGAGTCACGCCATCGTTGCGGGACTTGAGGCCGAAGCCACCGTTACCGACGTGGAGAACTACGACCTCGCGTACGCGCCGCCGTTCAATTCCACGTGGGATCCGATCTTGGTCGCCGCGAAGGTGCTCTCCGGGAGGATGCGAGGGACCAGCTCTGATCCATGA
- a CDS encoding trypsin-like peptidase domain-containing protein, translated as MTATWRQLLRYSSSVLIAGLVGYTANPNPSDPESTDDTQNESASVTADTTYASVYEEVIDSVVMIRTAQGRGTGFVFDDAHIVTNAHVIGRSTAVDVRFNEGQWRSGTVVGTDPHSDLAAVAIDDVPSSATPIPFVDDQPRVGQEVVAIGNPFDLEGTVTTGIVSGTDRSIPAPTGYSIPDAIQTDAAVNPGNSGGPLLTLDGRVAAVINSGGGDNIAFGISAALTERVVSELVETGDYDHAYTGVSVTDVTPDIATANDLAESRGLLVVEVVDGGPAARILEPSDDARYGDHGRLPVGGDVILAIDGTELPTEEDLGRYLALETRPGETVDLTIVRNGSERTVSLELESRPMRRGPYR; from the coding sequence ATGACTGCTACCTGGAGACAGTTGCTCAGGTATAGCAGCAGCGTACTGATCGCCGGGCTTGTCGGCTATACTGCAAACCCGAACCCATCGGATCCGGAATCGACTGACGACACACAGAACGAATCGGCTTCCGTGACGGCCGACACTACGTATGCGTCGGTCTACGAGGAGGTGATCGACTCGGTCGTCATGATTCGGACGGCACAGGGACGGGGCACCGGGTTCGTCTTCGATGACGCACATATCGTCACGAACGCCCACGTCATCGGCCGATCGACCGCGGTCGATGTACGGTTCAACGAGGGGCAGTGGCGGTCGGGAACGGTCGTCGGAACAGACCCACACAGCGATCTGGCTGCAGTCGCGATCGACGACGTACCGTCGTCCGCGACGCCGATCCCGTTCGTCGACGACCAACCGCGTGTTGGGCAAGAAGTCGTTGCGATCGGGAACCCGTTCGATCTTGAGGGAACGGTCACAACGGGGATCGTCAGCGGGACCGACCGATCGATCCCGGCACCGACTGGGTACAGCATCCCCGACGCGATCCAGACCGACGCCGCGGTCAACCCCGGCAACAGCGGTGGCCCGCTACTGACCCTCGACGGTCGCGTCGCGGCGGTCATCAACTCGGGCGGCGGGGACAACATCGCCTTCGGCATCTCCGCGGCGCTGACCGAACGCGTCGTCTCGGAACTCGTCGAGACCGGTGACTACGATCACGCCTACACGGGCGTCTCCGTTACCGACGTGACGCCCGACATCGCGACGGCCAACGATCTTGCGGAATCGCGCGGCCTGCTCGTCGTCGAAGTCGTCGATGGCGGTCCCGCAGCGAGGATCCTCGAGCCCAGCGACGATGCGCGTTACGGCGACCACGGGCGGCTCCCGGTCGGCGGGGACGTCATCCTCGCGATCGATGGCACGGAGCTACCGACCGAAGAAGATCTGGGACGGTATCTGGCCCTCGAGACGCGGCCGGGCGAAACTGTCGACCTGACGATCGTTCGTAACGGCTCCGAACGGACCGTCTCGCTCGAACTCGAGAGCCGTCCAATGCGCCGTGGGCCGTATCGATAG
- a CDS encoding DUF5830 family protein, with protein sequence MDHDGDRTGANGHPDLEADDDRVALGLALLAHLEHESLSLADAVDRIETVTSDPTVTRTILDEAELRGIIERDDGIIRPKSRQYVRFEQDVITKDGEFSCRRCGSSLSTGHFIKLEAGELGPFGSSCIRKVTGRDG encoded by the coding sequence ATGGACCACGACGGTGATCGAACTGGAGCCAACGGCCACCCCGACCTCGAGGCCGACGACGACCGCGTCGCACTCGGTTTGGCATTGCTCGCCCACCTCGAGCACGAATCGCTCTCGCTGGCCGATGCCGTCGACCGGATCGAGACGGTCACGAGCGATCCGACGGTGACGCGGACGATCCTCGACGAGGCCGAACTCCGCGGCATCATCGAGCGCGACGACGGTATCATCCGTCCGAAGAGCCGCCAGTACGTTCGCTTCGAGCAGGACGTCATCACGAAAGACGGGGAGTTCTCTTGTCGGCGCTGTGGCTCCAGCCTCTCGACTGGCCACTTCATTAAACTTGAGGCCGGAGAACTCGGCCCCTTCGGCTCCTCGTGTATTCGAAAAGTGACCGGCCGGGACGGCTAG
- a CDS encoding TFIIB-type zinc ribbon-containing protein — MSQTTVDTAAEGSTRNGERDITPERRGSECPECAGSIRHDEEHGERACAECGLVLDTDAIDYGPEWRNLDDDGEGRRVGPPVSSIRHDKGLSTTIGWRDEDAYGNRVSGRKRERLQRLRTWNERFTSKNAQERNLKQAFGEIERMASALGLPEPCRETAGVLYRRAVDEGLLPGRSIEAMATACLYAAARQHGTPRTLVVFESVSRVEKLPVQRAYRYLSSELGLRIEPADPIHYLPQYASELEVSDDAERLARKILEAAKARGLHSGRSPAGLAAAAIYGAARLTNERVTQATVGEETGVSSVTVRNRYRELLDAYEEVRDRQ, encoded by the coding sequence ATGAGTCAGACGACCGTCGATACGGCTGCCGAGGGATCGACCCGGAACGGAGAGCGCGACATCACTCCCGAGCGACGGGGGTCGGAGTGTCCGGAATGCGCAGGCTCGATCCGTCATGATGAGGAACACGGCGAGCGAGCGTGTGCGGAGTGTGGACTCGTCCTCGACACGGACGCGATCGATTACGGCCCTGAATGGCGAAACCTCGACGACGACGGTGAGGGCCGACGGGTCGGGCCGCCGGTATCGTCGATCAGACACGACAAGGGTCTGAGTACGACGATCGGCTGGCGAGACGAAGACGCATACGGCAACCGGGTTTCGGGACGCAAGCGCGAACGGCTCCAGCGGTTGCGGACCTGGAACGAGCGGTTCACCTCGAAGAACGCACAGGAACGAAACCTGAAACAGGCCTTCGGCGAGATCGAACGCATGGCGTCGGCGCTCGGCCTGCCGGAGCCGTGTCGTGAAACGGCTGGCGTCCTGTACCGTCGTGCCGTCGACGAGGGGCTGTTACCCGGTCGGTCAATCGAGGCGATGGCGACCGCTTGCCTATACGCAGCCGCCCGGCAACACGGCACCCCTCGGACGCTCGTCGTGTTCGAATCGGTGAGTCGCGTCGAGAAACTCCCCGTCCAGCGGGCGTATCGGTACCTCTCGAGCGAGTTGGGCTTACGGATCGAACCCGCCGATCCGATCCACTATCTCCCCCAGTACGCATCCGAACTCGAGGTGAGTGATGACGCCGAACGGCTGGCTCGGAAGATCCTCGAGGCGGCTAAGGCCCGCGGCCTCCACAGCGGGCGGAGTCCTGCCGGGTTGGCGGCGGCGGCGATCTACGGTGCGGCGCGGCTGACGAACGAACGAGTCACGCAGGCGACCGTCGGCGAGGAGACCGGCGTCAGTTCGGTGACGGTCAGGAACCGGTACCGAGAACTCTTAGACGCCTACGAGGAGGTTCGGGACCGTCAATGA
- a CDS encoding uracil-DNA glycosylase family protein produces MQNVTDRTSNPFGLRPPFDRSDPGDRAAVFGYGDANADFHVIGDYPGVYGGETTGVPFTETEDGLGVQNVFRELGFASGPRDEPILENSFWSYVHMCTLPTGRAPTDEEYATLERFFDAELRAINAHILLPVGARATDHVLQEYTTQRRRFDLDMASLHACDIRGRGFMVIPIQEPVEWVDGDRDAIVSKLEAVLTSDYRQTKGVATTVG; encoded by the coding sequence GTGCAAAACGTCACCGACAGGACGAGTAACCCGTTCGGGCTGCGACCGCCGTTCGACCGCTCCGACCCCGGCGACCGGGCGGCCGTCTTCGGCTACGGTGACGCCAACGCCGACTTTCACGTCATCGGCGACTACCCCGGCGTCTACGGCGGCGAAACCACCGGTGTCCCCTTCACTGAAACCGAAGACGGGCTCGGCGTCCAGAACGTCTTTCGCGAACTCGGCTTCGCGAGCGGGCCACGGGACGAGCCCATCCTCGAGAACAGCTTCTGGAGCTACGTTCACATGTGTACGCTCCCGACGGGACGGGCACCGACCGACGAGGAGTACGCCACCCTCGAGCGGTTCTTCGATGCCGAGCTTCGAGCGATCAACGCCCACATCCTGCTGCCGGTCGGTGCTCGGGCGACCGATCACGTCCTCCAGGAGTACACGACCCAACGCCGCCGGTTCGATCTCGATATGGCGTCGCTCCACGCCTGCGACATCCGCGGGCGGGGCTTCATGGTTATCCCGATTCAAGAGCCGGTCGAGTGGGTCGACGGCGACCGCGACGCCATCGTCTCGAAACTCGAGGCGGTGCTCACGAGCGATTACCGGCAGACGAAAGGCGTCGCGACGACAGTCGGCTGA
- a CDS encoding FixH family protein: MIHTKRLLVAGLVALLLVGAVGPTVAHESQNVAGNEVTFGGADEPLITDERMWLEFEIVDAESGEPAENLSENLTVSVQTADHEKTALEVSEKHGEPGVYEAPVVFTEAGDYVVHLEGTIDGEAVHTHFEKTVHDRADLEYPSDGSQSNVNSGESQSDENETQAAGFVSGTTVAVAVGAVGLAAAGVTVLLRRR; the protein is encoded by the coding sequence ATGATCCATACGAAACGACTACTCGTCGCCGGACTGGTCGCGCTACTGCTGGTCGGTGCCGTCGGACCGACCGTCGCTCACGAGAGCCAGAACGTCGCCGGAAACGAAGTGACCTTCGGCGGGGCGGACGAACCACTAATCACCGACGAGCGGATGTGGCTCGAGTTCGAGATCGTCGACGCGGAGTCGGGCGAACCCGCTGAGAACCTCTCCGAGAACCTGACCGTCTCGGTCCAGACGGCCGACCACGAGAAGACGGCGCTCGAGGTCAGCGAAAAGCACGGCGAACCGGGCGTATACGAAGCGCCAGTCGTCTTTACCGAAGCGGGCGACTATGTCGTCCACTTGGAAGGGACCATTGACGGGGAAGCCGTTCACACGCACTTTGAGAAGACGGTCCACGACCGCGCAGACCTTGAGTACCCCAGTGACGGCTCCCAGTCCAATGTCAACAGTGGCGAGTCACAGTCCGACGAGAACGAAACCCAAGCAGCCGGATTCGTATCGGGTACCACCGTCGCCGTTGCCGTCGGTGCAGTCGGGCTCGCCGCGGCGGGTGTGACGGTCCTCTTGCGCCGACGATAA
- a CDS encoding metal-dependent hydrolase — protein MYQVGHYGGALLAYAPVGTAVSLGGHAEIAIVGGLVCVGLSTLPDCDHRLPLIDHRGPTHTVPFALLVGAGLAALAAVLVDASSAFADAGFVSFAFLVGLVSIGSHLLADALTPMGICPFWPLSRRRYSADLATAANPIANYGLFGLGIVAVLAGTAIVVTLS, from the coding sequence ATGTATCAGGTGGGGCACTACGGTGGTGCACTCCTGGCGTACGCACCGGTTGGCACTGCCGTTTCCCTAGGGGGTCACGCCGAGATCGCGATCGTCGGCGGCCTCGTCTGCGTGGGCCTGTCGACGCTGCCCGACTGCGATCATCGCCTCCCGCTGATCGACCATCGCGGTCCGACCCACACGGTCCCGTTCGCGCTGCTCGTCGGTGCCGGACTGGCCGCCCTAGCTGCCGTTCTCGTCGATGCCTCCTCGGCGTTCGCCGATGCCGGATTCGTCTCCTTCGCTTTCCTCGTCGGACTCGTCTCGATCGGCTCCCATCTCCTCGCCGATGCGCTGACGCCGATGGGCATCTGCCCGTTCTGGCCGCTCTCACGCCGTCGCTACTCCGCCGACCTGGCGACGGCGGCGAACCCGATCGCTAACTACGGACTGTTCGGCCTCGGTATCGTGGCCGTCCTCGCCGGGACTGCGATCGTCGTCACACTCAGCTGA
- a CDS encoding glycosyltransferase family 4 protein, with amino-acid sequence MKISHYFEFEDHVTGGIHESVVHQRKMLDRLAVEYTIEPTLDVDVFHCNLMGPRSVWYAKRARSQGVPVIANTHVTAEDFGDSFRFTNALAKPLHPYLRWAYGLADALVCPSEYNRKLIETYTDTPPTVISNGVDREKLDGFESLEAEYRERYDLSSPTVFLVGHVIKRKGLETFVELARRLPNLDFAWFGPLDLSLKGRETTTLIEEAPDNCTFTGFVDDIRGAYAAGDIFCFPTHEENEGIALLEAMTAGKPLLVRDIETFSWLEDGEECLKVADSGVSGFADALERLKDPALRNRLGTNAAHRSEEFSLSMVANRYQSLYEEVA; translated from the coding sequence ATGAAGATCAGCCACTACTTCGAGTTCGAGGACCACGTCACCGGCGGGATTCACGAATCCGTCGTCCACCAGCGAAAGATGCTGGACCGACTGGCGGTAGAGTATACGATCGAGCCGACGCTCGACGTCGACGTGTTCCACTGCAATCTCATGGGGCCTCGGTCCGTCTGGTACGCAAAGCGGGCCCGTTCTCAGGGCGTGCCCGTCATCGCGAACACGCACGTGACCGCGGAGGATTTCGGGGACAGTTTCCGGTTTACTAACGCCCTCGCGAAACCGCTGCACCCCTATCTCCGGTGGGCTTACGGGCTGGCCGACGCACTGGTCTGTCCGTCGGAATACAACCGAAAGCTGATCGAAACCTACACCGACACGCCGCCGACGGTTATCTCGAACGGCGTCGATCGCGAGAAACTTGATGGGTTCGAGTCGCTCGAGGCCGAGTACCGCGAGCGGTACGATCTCAGCTCGCCGACCGTCTTCCTCGTCGGCCACGTCATCAAGCGCAAGGGCCTCGAGACGTTCGTCGAACTGGCGCGTCGGCTGCCGAACCTGGATTTCGCGTGGTTCGGTCCGCTGGATCTCTCCCTGAAGGGGCGAGAGACGACGACCCTGATCGAGGAGGCCCCGGACAACTGCACGTTCACCGGCTTCGTCGACGATATCCGTGGTGCATACGCAGCGGGCGACATCTTTTGTTTCCCCACACACGAGGAAAACGAGGGGATCGCGCTGCTCGAGGCGATGACCGCCGGCAAACCCCTTCTCGTCCGGGATATCGAGACGTTCTCCTGGCTCGAGGATGGGGAGGAGTGTCTGAAGGTGGCCGACTCGGGGGTGAGCGGGTTCGCGGACGCGCTCGAGCGGCTCAAAGACCCGGCACTCCGGAACCGGCTCGGAACGAACGCGGCCCATCGGAGCGAGGAATTCTCGCTGTCGATGGTCGCGAACCGATACCAGTCGCTGTACGAGGAGGTGGCCTAA
- a CDS encoding cytochrome oxidase assembly protein translates to MSYDNRTPNSRFRSLIDRFGFPHLLSATLVLVAATILLGIAAKATGSGLACEANWPQCDAGPYNLLPGSLPSFYEWFHRFVAMFAGFAIIGSALAAWRLPDINRRITGLVALGMVLTPVQVVLGRETVQQYTINILSLHFWTAVLIFTLFLVATVLVWAPRLTGTHVIGVLALGIVALPAHVALSPVVGSEISTYSPTMQMAQYGVTLTLLGAAIVATMVGRRRFTGRALAPLLAAPPLVIAVLFFGRQAVNPALELPYLVAAAALFLTFVAGLALTRGEDASNGTADALSR, encoded by the coding sequence GTGTCGTATGACAATCGCACGCCCAACTCGAGGTTTCGGTCGTTGATCGATCGGTTCGGCTTTCCACACCTGCTGAGCGCGACGCTCGTCCTGGTCGCGGCGACGATTCTGCTCGGTATCGCGGCGAAAGCGACGGGCTCCGGACTGGCCTGTGAAGCCAACTGGCCCCAGTGTGACGCCGGGCCGTACAACCTGTTGCCGGGGAGCCTGCCGAGTTTCTACGAGTGGTTCCACCGCTTTGTGGCGATGTTCGCCGGCTTCGCCATCATCGGCTCCGCGCTCGCGGCCTGGCGACTGCCAGACATTAACCGACGTATCACTGGACTGGTCGCCCTCGGAATGGTGTTGACGCCGGTACAGGTCGTACTCGGCCGCGAAACCGTCCAGCAGTACACGATAAACATCCTCTCGCTGCACTTCTGGACGGCCGTACTCATCTTCACGCTGTTCCTCGTCGCCACCGTTTTGGTCTGGGCACCGCGACTGACGGGGACTCACGTCATCGGCGTGCTTGCGCTCGGAATCGTAGCCTTGCCCGCACACGTCGCCCTCAGTCCAGTCGTCGGCTCCGAGATATCGACGTACTCGCCGACGATGCAGATGGCACAGTACGGCGTGACGCTGACGCTGTTGGGTGCGGCCATCGTCGCGACGATGGTCGGTCGCCGTCGCTTTACCGGCCGTGCCCTCGCACCGTTGCTCGCGGCACCGCCGCTCGTGATCGCCGTGCTTTTCTTCGGTCGCCAAGCGGTCAATCCGGCGCTCGAGCTGCCGTACCTCGTCGCCGCGGCCGCGCTCTTCTTGACGTTCGTCGCCGGACTCGCGCTCACTCGCGGCGAGGACGCCTCGAATGGGACGGCCGACGCACTCTCGCGGTAG
- a CDS encoding MarR family transcriptional regulator — MSRDELEETILETLADEGPSYVVDLAAVIDEHPVAVDHACERLHDEDATRSIGCRRYDITAAGYRRLDDVRPATGGSDGRAGTERRT, encoded by the coding sequence ATGAGCCGTGACGAACTCGAGGAGACGATACTCGAGACGCTCGCCGATGAGGGTCCATCCTACGTCGTCGATCTCGCCGCAGTAATTGACGAACACCCGGTTGCAGTCGACCATGCATGCGAACGGCTTCACGACGAGGACGCGACTCGATCGATTGGCTGCCGTCGGTACGATATTACTGCCGCCGGGTATCGACGACTCGACGATGTGCGACCGGCAACCGGCGGCTCGGACGGTCGGGCGGGGACGGAAAGGCGGACCTGA
- a CDS encoding SWIM zinc finger family protein, with the protein MTVREDVSRVRGCNGQYSVVSHLGSEYLVDTWLEACECRDFEYRNRRCKHIRRVAFAIGAEPVPAAFGPENVAGELGEHCSSEPRWSR; encoded by the coding sequence CTGACCGTTCGCGAAGACGTCAGCCGCGTCCGTGGCTGCAATGGCCAGTACAGCGTTGTCTCTCATTTAGGGTCGGAATACCTCGTCGATACGTGGCTCGAGGCCTGCGAGTGTCGAGACTTCGAGTATCGCAACCGTCGGTGCAAGCACATCCGACGGGTTGCCTTCGCGATCGGCGCCGAACCCGTGCCGGCGGCCTTCGGACCGGAGAATGTTGCTGGCGAACTCGGCGAGCACTGTAGCAGCGAACCGCGGTGGTCGCGATGA